One genomic region from Leifsonia sp. Root1293 encodes:
- a CDS encoding pyridoxal phosphate-dependent decarboxylase family protein → MTAFAQNPTDILDRLAELRRADAPTHGGRVLSYVYDSGLAELDELAAAAIRAVQPLNGLDPTTFTSIAVMERELIGFARDVLHGDSDVVGTITTGGTESCLLAVKTARDVWRAAGGTGVPRLLAATTVHAAFHKAAHYFGLELDLVPVDPATGAPAVEAIAARLDASVALVVVSAPSYPTATFDPIAEVAALAAERGVACHVDACIGGFALPWWRGGELSAWDFRVPGVTSISADLHKYGYAPKGASVLLQRGRDRQRMQYFATTRWMGYPVVNPTMLGSKSAAPLAAAWAIVHALGADGFAALTAAAERATVALVSVVDGIDGLRVVGDPVGPLFAAAADESVPADRRIDPHRWADAVRRHGFIIQLQPGLTQADGTRVPHTTHLTITPVTEGQLPALTAALVAAADEVRGVPRASADGIIEALGPLLAAFGGALPDSEQSAGLLAAVGIGAGEAGLPAELAPLLALIEALPPALAERLLTELLARLVEPV, encoded by the coding sequence GTGACCGCCTTCGCCCAGAACCCGACAGACATCCTCGACCGACTGGCCGAGCTTCGGCGAGCGGATGCCCCGACCCACGGTGGTCGTGTGCTCTCCTACGTCTACGATTCAGGACTCGCCGAGCTCGACGAGCTGGCGGCCGCCGCGATCCGTGCCGTGCAGCCCCTCAACGGCCTCGACCCGACCACCTTCACCTCGATCGCGGTGATGGAGCGCGAGCTCATCGGCTTCGCCCGCGACGTGCTGCATGGTGACTCGGACGTGGTCGGCACCATCACCACCGGCGGTACCGAGAGCTGCCTGCTGGCGGTGAAGACGGCTCGTGATGTCTGGCGCGCCGCCGGTGGCACCGGAGTGCCCCGCCTGCTCGCGGCGACGACGGTTCATGCGGCATTCCACAAGGCCGCCCACTACTTCGGTCTGGAACTCGACCTGGTGCCCGTCGACCCGGCGACGGGTGCTCCTGCGGTCGAGGCGATCGCCGCCCGACTGGATGCATCCGTCGCCCTCGTCGTCGTGAGCGCTCCGTCGTACCCGACTGCCACGTTCGACCCCATCGCCGAGGTCGCCGCCCTCGCCGCCGAGCGAGGCGTCGCATGTCACGTCGACGCCTGCATCGGCGGTTTCGCTCTGCCGTGGTGGCGCGGCGGCGAGCTGTCGGCCTGGGACTTCCGGGTGCCGGGAGTCACCAGCATCTCGGCCGACCTGCACAAGTACGGCTACGCGCCCAAGGGCGCCTCGGTGCTGCTGCAGCGCGGTCGCGATCGGCAGCGGATGCAGTACTTCGCGACGACCCGGTGGATGGGATATCCCGTGGTCAACCCGACGATGCTCGGATCGAAGTCGGCCGCACCGCTCGCTGCGGCCTGGGCCATCGTGCACGCCCTGGGCGCCGACGGCTTCGCAGCGCTCACGGCCGCGGCCGAACGGGCGACCGTCGCCCTCGTCTCCGTCGTGGACGGCATCGACGGCCTGCGCGTGGTCGGCGACCCCGTCGGCCCGCTGTTCGCCGCGGCTGCCGACGAGTCCGTTCCAGCCGACCGCCGTATCGACCCGCACCGGTGGGCGGATGCGGTTCGCCGTCACGGCTTCATCATCCAGCTTCAGCCCGGCCTCACTCAGGCCGATGGCACGCGGGTGCCTCACACGACGCACCTCACGATCACGCCGGTGACGGAGGGGCAGCTTCCGGCTCTCACGGCTGCACTCGTTGCCGCCGCCGATGAGGTGCGCGGAGTGCCGCGGGCGTCGGCCGACGGCATCATCGAGGCTCTCGGCCCACTCCTGGCCGCGTTCGGCGGCGCACTGCCCGACTCCGAGCAGTCGGCCGGGCTGCTGGCCGCCGTGGGCATCGGCGCCGGCGAAGCGGGGCTCCCTGCCGAGCTCGCTCCGCTGCTCGCGCTCATCGAGGCGTTGCCGCCGGCACTGGCCGA
- a CDS encoding MFS transporter, translating into MIATPRVLTRTTVAGYAAGSLGTGGFATLPGLVLVFYLTDTLGVAALMAGLLVTLAKVWDVIIDPLIGAWSDRWLLRTGSRRGFMLLGACTLPLFFVITFSVPAGIPPLAAGIWVFVAFLLTATSFSLFQVPYIALPAEIADTYDQRTRLLTWRVVVLTLAILLFGAGGPALRSVTDDEYVGYIVMAVVAGVVIGLGMLVAVFVSVPRRGRGQAVTTQTPTPTDAASGAAPDKVSLRRYYAEGFGALRRSQPFRALLATFLLQGLATGMMLAAANYVAVWVLHSDDALTFLFIALIAPALVFAPLWGAIARRIGKERSYVYASTLYGIAALSLIGMLWAPSGWVYLPVALAGAGYAGMQSLPMAMLPDVISHDAVTAGPGRAGTFGGMWTAGETTGMALGATALSVVLAVTGYVQSAGAEVVTQPASAVAGIVVSFSVVPAVIILASILTLRGYRLRRGDIDLLRSSSSDELAPQTGQ; encoded by the coding sequence ATGATCGCAACGCCGCGGGTGCTCACGCGCACCACCGTCGCAGGGTATGCCGCCGGATCCCTGGGGACCGGCGGCTTCGCCACGCTGCCGGGACTCGTCCTGGTGTTCTACCTGACGGACACCCTCGGTGTCGCGGCACTGATGGCCGGCCTGCTCGTCACCCTCGCGAAGGTGTGGGACGTGATCATCGACCCGCTCATCGGCGCGTGGAGCGATCGCTGGCTGCTGCGCACGGGAAGCCGACGCGGCTTCATGCTGCTCGGAGCATGCACGCTCCCGTTGTTCTTCGTCATCACCTTCTCGGTGCCGGCCGGCATTCCGCCGCTCGCCGCCGGGATCTGGGTGTTCGTGGCCTTCCTGCTCACGGCCACCTCCTTCAGCCTGTTCCAGGTGCCCTACATCGCCCTTCCGGCTGAGATCGCCGACACCTACGACCAGCGCACGCGCCTGCTCACCTGGCGCGTCGTGGTGCTCACGCTGGCCATCCTCCTGTTCGGTGCCGGCGGGCCGGCGCTCCGCTCGGTCACCGATGACGAGTACGTCGGCTACATCGTGATGGCCGTCGTCGCCGGCGTCGTGATCGGCCTCGGAATGCTCGTCGCCGTGTTCGTGTCGGTTCCGCGGCGTGGTCGAGGCCAGGCCGTCACGACCCAGACGCCGACGCCGACGGATGCGGCATCCGGCGCAGCGCCCGACAAGGTCTCTCTCCGCCGGTACTACGCCGAGGGCTTCGGCGCCCTGCGGCGCAGCCAGCCGTTCCGCGCCCTGCTCGCCACGTTCCTGCTCCAGGGACTGGCGACCGGCATGATGCTCGCCGCCGCCAACTACGTGGCCGTGTGGGTGCTGCACTCCGACGACGCGCTCACCTTCCTCTTCATCGCCCTCATCGCTCCGGCGCTGGTGTTCGCACCCCTCTGGGGAGCGATCGCACGACGGATCGGCAAGGAGCGCAGCTACGTCTACGCGAGCACGCTCTACGGCATCGCAGCGCTGTCCCTGATCGGGATGCTCTGGGCTCCGTCCGGCTGGGTCTACCTGCCCGTTGCGCTCGCCGGCGCCGGCTACGCCGGAATGCAGTCGCTCCCGATGGCGATGCTCCCCGATGTCATCTCCCACGACGCCGTCACCGCGGGGCCGGGACGAGCAGGGACCTTCGGCGGCATGTGGACCGCCGGGGAGACCACGGGCATGGCTCTCGGGGCGACGGCGCTCTCGGTCGTGCTCGCGGTCACCGGCTACGTGCAGTCGGCCGGAGCCGAGGTCGTCACCCAGCCGGCATCCGCCGTCGCCGGAATCGTGGTGAGCTTCAGCGTCGTTCCCGCCGTCATCATCCTCGCCAGCATCCTGACCCTTCGGGGCTACCGCCTGCGCCGAGGGGACATCGACCTCCTCCGTTCATCCAGCTCCGACGAACTCGCACCACAGACAGGACAGTGA
- a CDS encoding succinic semialdehyde dehydrogenase yields MPATMPDLAILNDLDADVCSTSGASKTVIAPLTGTVLHELPVSTPDDVADAFARARLAQLAWARAGFAARRAVLLRAHDVILERRDELLDILQSETGKTRGQAFEEVFQSATVTRYNALSAAKALRGGRRRSALPLIVDTTVRYRAKGVVGIITPWNFPLSLAAMDVVPALAAGCGVVQKADDQGALSVLALRRAFIDAGLPPELWSVVTGDGPVIGGAVTANADYICFTGSTATGRSVAVAAAERLVGASLELGGKNAMIVLDDVDPLKAAADAAYGCFASAGQLCVSVERIYVQRGVARAFTEAFAARVESLRLGSAFDYSTDVGSLTSAAQLARVQAHVDDAVAKGATVLAGGRARPDLGPYFYEPTVLTDVTDDMACAAGETFGPVVSVYTVDTDDEAVIAVNDSDYGLNASVMSGSTSRARAVASVIDAGSVNINEGYRGSFSTVDAPMGGIKQSGLGRRNGREGLLRFVDAVTVSRSTGLMQLPRTGAEFSSMAGPMVLLARVMKGARQR; encoded by the coding sequence ATGCCCGCAACGATGCCGGATCTCGCGATCCTGAACGACCTCGACGCCGACGTCTGCTCGACGTCGGGCGCCTCGAAGACAGTGATCGCCCCGCTCACCGGGACGGTGCTCCATGAACTTCCCGTGAGCACGCCCGATGACGTCGCTGACGCCTTCGCCCGTGCTCGGCTCGCCCAGTTGGCGTGGGCCCGTGCCGGCTTCGCCGCCCGCCGCGCCGTGCTCCTCCGGGCGCACGACGTGATCCTCGAGCGCCGCGATGAACTCCTCGACATCCTGCAGTCCGAGACGGGCAAGACCCGCGGACAGGCGTTCGAGGAGGTCTTCCAGTCGGCCACCGTCACCCGCTACAACGCTCTGTCGGCTGCGAAGGCCCTGCGCGGCGGCCGCCGCCGATCCGCGCTTCCCCTCATCGTCGACACCACGGTGCGCTACAGGGCGAAGGGCGTCGTCGGCATCATCACCCCGTGGAACTTCCCCCTCAGCCTCGCCGCCATGGATGTCGTTCCGGCACTCGCTGCCGGCTGCGGCGTCGTGCAGAAGGCCGACGACCAGGGCGCTCTGAGCGTGCTCGCTCTCCGTCGCGCATTCATCGATGCCGGCCTCCCGCCCGAGCTCTGGTCGGTCGTGACGGGAGACGGTCCGGTCATCGGCGGCGCGGTCACCGCGAACGCCGACTACATCTGCTTCACCGGGTCGACGGCGACAGGCCGCAGTGTGGCCGTCGCAGCGGCAGAGCGACTCGTCGGTGCCTCCCTCGAGCTCGGCGGCAAGAACGCCATGATCGTGCTCGACGACGTCGATCCCCTCAAAGCCGCTGCGGATGCCGCATACGGATGCTTCGCCTCGGCCGGGCAACTCTGCGTCTCGGTCGAGCGCATCTACGTGCAGCGTGGCGTCGCCCGCGCCTTCACCGAGGCGTTCGCAGCCCGCGTCGAGTCGCTGCGGTTGGGCTCGGCGTTCGACTACTCGACTGACGTCGGGTCGCTCACCAGTGCGGCGCAGCTGGCACGCGTGCAGGCTCACGTCGACGACGCCGTCGCGAAGGGCGCAACCGTGCTCGCTGGAGGCAGGGCGCGCCCCGACCTGGGTCCGTACTTCTACGAGCCGACAGTGCTCACGGATGTCACCGACGACATGGCCTGTGCAGCCGGCGAGACCTTCGGTCCGGTGGTCTCGGTCTACACGGTCGACACCGACGATGAGGCCGTGATCGCCGTCAACGACTCCGACTACGGGCTGAATGCGTCCGTCATGAGCGGCTCCACCTCGCGAGCTCGCGCCGTCGCCTCGGTCATCGATGCCGGCAGCGTGAACATCAACGAGGGATACCGGGGATCGTTCTCGACGGTCGACGCCCCCATGGGCGGGATCAAGCAGTCGGGACTGGGTCGTCGAAACGGACGCGAAGGCCTCCTCCGATTCGTCGATGCCGTCACGGTGTCCCGATCGACCGGTTTGATGCAGTTGCCCCGCACCGGTGCCGAGTTCTCCTCGATGGCCGGCCCGATGGTCCTTCTCGCTCGGGTCATGAAGGGCGCCCGCCAGCGCTGA
- a CDS encoding HNH endonuclease signature motif containing protein — MEALQSRMRQAIAAATPLLAETTAVGVLPSATDEDLLSGAALMEELGRLVDAGRIAYAGEVADRSRKILGPSALPERFGCSTPGKLLEHVVRVSPQTARARLKLGTQTRRGLSLIGEALPAPFDVVRRGLATGRLGLDSATTITTALSKAMVGAPTDTLSKFLPAEYELVCSAIGVSPGADAPALPPVTPTETDDQASVWVQVLNPDGAEPSVTEFESRAFRLHRPKNGLIPISGALLPEVAGQVQAVFDATCNVRSSLTFLTDDERAALEATEGPRDPRSRAQRQHDAVAALFALAGRSGELPTLNGASATMVTHVLAADLDETTGSVTGAGHIDGLDAPVSSGAVEQLCCANGIQAVAISADGAIQRLGTTERCFNRTQRRAMAARDGGCIICGMPPQYTEAHHVVPWAVVKATHVSNGVLLCWFHHRTITTSGWQIRMVHGHPEIMPPPVLGPQVWRPARASTTRRVDAVTRRLRQ; from the coding sequence ATGGAAGCACTCCAGTCCCGGATGCGGCAGGCGATCGCTGCGGCGACACCGCTGCTGGCGGAGACCACCGCCGTGGGAGTGCTGCCGTCGGCCACGGATGAGGACTTGCTCTCGGGTGCGGCGTTGATGGAGGAACTCGGGCGTCTGGTCGATGCCGGCCGGATCGCGTACGCCGGAGAGGTCGCTGACCGGTCGCGGAAGATCCTGGGCCCGAGTGCTCTGCCCGAACGGTTCGGGTGCTCGACCCCCGGGAAACTGCTGGAACATGTCGTCCGAGTCTCCCCTCAGACCGCTCGTGCTCGGTTGAAGCTGGGCACCCAGACCCGACGGGGGTTGTCACTGATCGGGGAGGCGTTGCCAGCTCCGTTCGATGTCGTCCGCCGCGGCCTGGCCACCGGTCGGCTGGGTCTGGATTCAGCTACGACCATCACGACCGCGCTGTCGAAGGCCATGGTGGGCGCTCCGACAGACACCCTGTCGAAGTTCCTGCCCGCCGAGTACGAACTGGTGTGCTCGGCGATCGGAGTGTCACCGGGCGCGGATGCCCCGGCTCTGCCGCCGGTGACGCCCACCGAGACCGATGATCAGGCGTCGGTCTGGGTGCAGGTGCTGAACCCGGATGGTGCCGAACCGTCGGTGACGGAGTTCGAGTCGCGGGCGTTCCGGCTTCACCGCCCGAAGAACGGCCTCATCCCGATCAGCGGAGCCCTGCTTCCCGAAGTCGCCGGACAAGTGCAGGCTGTGTTCGATGCGACGTGCAATGTGCGCTCCTCACTGACTTTCCTCACCGACGACGAACGTGCCGCACTCGAAGCGACCGAGGGCCCGCGCGATCCGCGTAGTCGGGCGCAACGACAGCACGACGCCGTCGCCGCCTTGTTCGCGTTGGCGGGCCGCTCCGGCGAACTGCCCACTCTGAACGGGGCGTCAGCGACGATGGTCACCCATGTGCTGGCAGCCGACCTCGACGAGACCACCGGTTCGGTCACCGGTGCCGGTCACATCGACGGCCTCGACGCCCCGGTCTCGAGCGGAGCGGTGGAGCAACTGTGCTGCGCGAACGGCATCCAAGCCGTCGCGATCAGCGCCGACGGCGCCATCCAGCGTCTGGGAACCACGGAACGGTGCTTCAACCGGACTCAGCGTCGTGCGATGGCTGCACGCGACGGCGGCTGCATCATCTGCGGGATGCCACCCCAGTACACCGAAGCCCATCACGTCGTGCCCTGGGCGGTCGTGAAGGCCACGCACGTGTCGAACGGGGTGCTTCTGTGCTGGTTCCACCACCGCACCATCACCACCAGCGGATGGCAGATCCGCATGGTCCACGGACACCCTGAGATCATGCCGCCACCTGTGCTCGGTCCCCAGGTCTGGCGGCCGGCCCGAGCCTCGACCACTCGCCGGGTCGACGCCGTCACGAGGCGGTTGCGGCAGTGA
- a CDS encoding twin-arginine translocase TatA/TatE family subunit: MFGLTFEKLLIIGVIAVFLLGPERLPHYAAQLGRLVRQLRDMANGAKDRMRDEMGPDFDDVDWKKLDPRQYDPRRIIREALLDDEPATPTVSRSGAPVVAAAGAAGTAAGVAGASGTIGVNPNSAYLQKKRSAEMTAMPTPFDSEAT, encoded by the coding sequence ATGTTCGGGCTGACCTTCGAGAAACTCCTCATCATCGGGGTCATCGCGGTGTTCCTGCTCGGACCGGAGCGGCTGCCTCACTACGCGGCGCAGCTCGGACGGCTCGTGCGTCAGCTGCGCGACATGGCGAACGGCGCCAAGGATCGCATGCGCGACGAGATGGGTCCCGACTTCGACGACGTCGACTGGAAGAAGCTCGACCCGCGCCAGTACGACCCGCGCCGCATCATCCGCGAGGCCCTGCTGGACGACGAGCCTGCAACCCCGACCGTGTCGCGATCGGGCGCGCCCGTCGTGGCTGCGGCAGGGGCGGCCGGGACCGCCGCCGGAGTGGCCGGGGCATCCGGAACCATCGGGGTGAACCCGAACTCGGCCTACCTGCAGAAGAAGCGGTCCGCCGAGATGACGGCGATGCCCACGCCGTTCGACTCAGAGGCGACCTAG
- a CDS encoding O-methyltransferase — MSDKDLNWKYVDDIVGEPESIAKARLQSLELGIEPISPAIGAQAAVIAAAHSASAIVEIGTGVGVSGLWLLRGAPDATLTSIDSEVDHQQHARTNLLDAGIAANRIRLIAGRAGEVLPRMNENSYDVVFVDADPQSVIEYVEHGLRLAKPGGTVLVPHALWRGRVADPAQRDEVASGFRSLITEISGSTAVLSALSPAGDGLLQISKLLS, encoded by the coding sequence GTGTCTGACAAAGACCTCAACTGGAAGTACGTCGACGACATCGTCGGCGAGCCCGAATCCATCGCGAAGGCGCGTCTGCAGTCGCTGGAGTTGGGCATCGAACCGATCTCCCCGGCCATCGGAGCGCAGGCGGCCGTCATCGCCGCTGCGCACTCGGCTTCGGCGATCGTCGAGATCGGCACCGGCGTCGGAGTCTCCGGTCTGTGGCTGCTGCGCGGAGCCCCGGATGCGACCCTCACATCCATCGACTCCGAGGTCGACCACCAGCAGCACGCCCGCACGAACCTTCTCGACGCCGGGATCGCCGCCAACCGCATCCGGCTGATCGCCGGGCGCGCAGGCGAGGTGCTCCCCCGCATGAACGAGAACTCCTACGACGTCGTCTTCGTCGACGCCGATCCGCAGTCGGTCATCGAGTATGTCGAGCACGGACTGCGCCTGGCCAAGCCCGGCGGCACCGTCCTGGTGCCGCACGCTCTCTGGCGGGGCCGCGTGGCCGACCCGGCGCAGCGCGACGAGGTCGCCAGCGGCTTCCGCTCTCTGATCACGGAGATCTCGGGCTCGACGGCAGTGCTGAGTGCACTCTCACCGGCCGGCGACGGCCTCCTGCAGATCTCGAAGCTGCTCTCCTAG
- a CDS encoding DUF3117 domain-containing protein, translating into MAAMKPRTGDGPMEAVKEGRLIIVRVPLEGGGRLVVSVNDAEAKELHDALEKVVAPV; encoded by the coding sequence ATGGCGGCGATGAAGCCACGTACTGGTGACGGACCGATGGAGGCCGTGAAGGAGGGGCGTCTCATCATCGTTCGCGTTCCACTGGAAGGCGGGGGACGCCTGGTCGTCTCCGTCAACGACGCTGAGGCCAAGGAACTGCACGACGCCCTCGAGAAGGTCGTCGCGCCGGTCTAG
- a CDS encoding mannosyltransferase family protein → MAERALTRRSERRTSERPQKRLLPLAVVVRWRMMPWWLRVVTVYAVSRVATTVLMLVLSGIQQANPWTGAHPSYAAFANLWDGRWYEIIAGYGYPSELPLTDDGHIGENAWAFMPGYPALVRVLMEVTGLQWSVLSVFVSVVFGLGAALVFHQLLRTRLDASTTLFAVTLFCFAPLSPILQVGYAEAMYLFLLTLALLLLVRRRYWLLFPVVAVMALTRPSGLAFALALGLHVIHRWFTRSRDPFPAREMGASVAVTVFTGLMGLAWPAAAWVATGSITAYTDTELAWRAPYIGYQELIPFTAWFQSGAWWLGSPTGYIVVAALIVGFGAVLFLPAVRRLGIDLRFWLGSYALYLLAVFFPQSSTFRLLTPLFPLLGALAQPRSRLYRGVLVLVFIALQWGWLYICWAYIGYDWSPP, encoded by the coding sequence ATGGCTGAACGGGCGCTGACCCGCCGTTCCGAGCGGCGCACCTCGGAACGGCCGCAGAAGCGACTCCTCCCGCTCGCGGTCGTCGTGCGCTGGCGGATGATGCCCTGGTGGCTCAGGGTCGTCACCGTCTACGCCGTGTCGCGTGTGGCGACGACGGTGCTCATGCTTGTCCTCTCCGGCATCCAGCAGGCGAACCCCTGGACAGGGGCTCACCCGTCGTACGCCGCGTTCGCCAACCTCTGGGACGGCCGGTGGTACGAGATCATCGCGGGCTACGGCTATCCGAGCGAGCTCCCGCTGACGGATGACGGCCACATCGGCGAGAACGCATGGGCATTCATGCCCGGCTATCCAGCCCTGGTGCGCGTGCTCATGGAGGTGACCGGACTGCAGTGGAGCGTGCTCTCCGTCTTCGTCTCCGTGGTGTTCGGTCTCGGAGCAGCCCTGGTGTTCCACCAACTGCTCCGCACACGCCTGGATGCCTCGACCACCCTCTTCGCCGTCACCCTGTTCTGCTTCGCGCCGTTGTCGCCGATCCTGCAGGTCGGCTACGCGGAGGCGATGTACCTGTTCCTCCTCACCCTCGCGCTGCTGCTCCTGGTGCGCAGGCGGTACTGGCTGCTGTTCCCCGTCGTCGCCGTCATGGCTCTCACCCGACCGAGTGGTCTCGCCTTCGCCCTCGCGCTCGGCCTGCACGTCATCCACCGCTGGTTCACCCGCTCGCGCGATCCGTTCCCCGCACGCGAGATGGGGGCATCCGTCGCCGTCACGGTCTTCACCGGGTTGATGGGCCTGGCGTGGCCGGCTGCAGCGTGGGTCGCGACCGGCAGCATCACCGCGTACACCGATACCGAGCTGGCCTGGCGCGCGCCCTACATCGGGTACCAGGAGCTCATCCCGTTCACGGCCTGGTTCCAGAGCGGAGCCTGGTGGCTCGGGTCGCCGACCGGCTACATCGTCGTCGCAGCCCTGATCGTGGGCTTCGGCGCCGTGCTGTTCCTGCCGGCGGTGCGGCGACTGGGCATCGACCTGCGCTTCTGGTTGGGGAGCTACGCCCTCTACCTGCTCGCCGTCTTCTTCCCGCAGTCGAGCACCTTCAGGCTGCTGACCCCGCTGTTCCCGCTGCTGGGTGCGCTCGCTCAGCCGCGTTCACGGCTGTATCGCGGTGTGCTGGTGCTGGTGTTCATCGCTCTGCAATGGGGCTGGCTGTACATCTGCTGGGCCTACATCGGCTACGACTGGAGCCCGCCGTGA
- the dapE gene encoding succinyl-diaminopimelate desuccinylase has protein sequence MPVNDVSTPVLDLSADVVAIARDICDIESVSGNETPLADAIATALAGYAHLEVIRDGDTIVARTNLGRDRRVVIAGHIDTVPLKDNLPTRFETEDGADYLWGRGTVDMKGGVAVQLALAPVLTDPIVDITWLFYDGEEVSSDKNGLGRLALTRPDLLDGDFAILGEPSNASVEGGCNGTLRVELRAFGRRAHSARSWVGDNAIHKVGPLLDRLAAYEPRSVEVEGLVYREGLNAVGITGGVAGNVIPDDVMVHVNYRFAPSRTAAEAIDHLRELFPEYELTVVDQAEGARPGLDAELAQEFLAAVGAEAKPKYGWTDVARFSALGIPAVNYGPGDPLLAHHDQERVPVEQITECARALRTWLNGR, from the coding sequence ATGCCGGTGAACGACGTCTCCACGCCCGTGCTCGACCTGTCGGCAGACGTCGTCGCCATCGCCAGGGACATCTGCGACATCGAGTCGGTCTCCGGGAACGAGACGCCACTGGCGGATGCGATCGCCACGGCGCTCGCCGGATACGCGCACCTCGAGGTCATCCGCGACGGCGACACGATCGTCGCCCGCACGAACCTCGGACGGGACAGGCGCGTGGTCATCGCCGGTCACATCGACACGGTGCCGCTGAAGGACAACCTGCCCACCCGGTTCGAGACCGAAGACGGTGCCGATTACCTCTGGGGCCGCGGAACCGTCGACATGAAGGGCGGGGTGGCCGTGCAACTCGCCCTCGCTCCGGTGCTCACGGACCCCATCGTCGACATCACCTGGCTGTTCTACGACGGCGAGGAGGTCTCGTCCGACAAGAACGGACTGGGGCGCCTCGCTCTCACCCGTCCCGATCTGCTCGACGGTGACTTCGCGATCCTCGGCGAGCCGAGCAACGCATCGGTCGAGGGCGGCTGCAACGGCACGCTGCGGGTGGAGCTGCGCGCCTTCGGCCGGCGGGCGCATTCGGCCCGATCCTGGGTCGGCGACAACGCCATCCACAAGGTCGGCCCGCTTCTGGACCGGCTGGCGGCCTACGAGCCGCGATCGGTCGAGGTCGAGGGGCTGGTCTACAGGGAGGGCCTGAACGCCGTCGGCATCACGGGTGGAGTGGCAGGCAATGTCATCCCCGACGATGTCATGGTGCATGTGAACTACAGGTTCGCCCCGAGCCGCACGGCTGCCGAGGCCATCGATCACCTGCGCGAGCTCTTCCCCGAGTACGAGCTGACCGTCGTCGACCAGGCCGAGGGCGCCAGGCCGGGACTCGACGCCGAGCTCGCCCAGGAGTTCCTCGCAGCCGTGGGCGCCGAGGCGAAGCCCAAGTACGGCTGGACCGATGTCGCCCGCTTCAGCGCCCTCGGCATCCCGGCGGTCAACTACGGCCCCGGAGACCCTCTGCTCGCCCACCACGACCAGGAGCGCGTGCCCGTCGAGCAGATCACCGAGTGCGCCAGGGCGCTGCGTACATGGCTGAACGGGCGCTGA